Proteins found in one Abyssibius alkaniclasticus genomic segment:
- a CDS encoding pyridoxal-phosphate-dependent aminotransferase family protein, with product MSLSFGRDLYLTPGPSVMPDSVLAAMMRAAPSIYDGPIVDLTESIVTDLKTIAGTRHQLAMYIANGHGAWEAALENVFAPGEKALVVHTGNFAQSWANVAERMGIEVSYLHFGTDRAADAAVLAETLRADATHGIKAVFCTQTDTASSASNDIPALRAALDAAGHPALLMVDCVASFACERFEMDAWGVDVMLTASQKGLMCPPGIAYVFYNEKAEARARPKPDRAPYWDWTDRANPGLYYQYFFGTTPTHLLYAQREALNLLLAEGMENVFRRHEIFAQAVWAAVEAWGTAGPLRLNVANRAHRSRAVTAVRAKGVDCFALQKWLRHKTGLTLGKPIGFDTPEFGNGAHAFRIGHMGHMNPPMLLGGLSSLQAGLIACGIAHGAGGVDAAVQVIAANA from the coding sequence ATGTCATTGTCATTTGGTCGCGACCTTTACCTCACCCCCGGCCCGTCGGTCATGCCCGATTCGGTGCTGGCCGCCATGATGCGCGCCGCTCCCAGCATTTATGACGGCCCGATCGTGGACCTGACCGAAAGCATCGTGACCGACCTTAAAACGATAGCCGGAACCCGCCACCAACTTGCCATGTATATCGCCAATGGCCACGGCGCCTGGGAAGCGGCGCTTGAGAATGTCTTTGCCCCCGGCGAGAAGGCGCTTGTCGTGCATACCGGCAATTTTGCGCAAAGCTGGGCGAATGTGGCCGAGCGGATGGGCATTGAAGTATCTTACCTGCATTTTGGCACCGACCGCGCCGCCGATGCTGCGGTTCTGGCCGAAACGCTGCGCGCCGATGCCACCCACGGCATCAAGGCGGTGTTCTGCACACAGACCGACACGGCCAGTTCCGCCAGCAACGACATTCCCGCACTGCGCGCCGCTTTGGATGCGGCTGGCCACCCGGCGCTGCTGATGGTTGATTGCGTCGCCTCCTTTGCCTGCGAACGCTTTGAAATGGATGCCTGGGGGGTCGATGTCATGCTGACCGCCAGCCAAAAGGGGCTGATGTGCCCGCCGGGCATTGCCTATGTGTTCTACAATGAAAAGGCCGAAGCCCGCGCCCGCCCGAAACCCGACCGCGCCCCCTATTGGGATTGGACCGATCGCGCCAATCCGGGCCTGTATTACCAGTATTTCTTTGGCACCACGCCCACGCATCTGCTGTATGCGCAGCGCGAAGCCCTGAACCTGCTGCTGGCCGAGGGGATGGAGAATGTCTTTCGCCGCCATGAGATTTTCGCACAAGCCGTTTGGGCGGCGGTCGAGGCCTGGGGCACTGCCGGGCCTTTGCGCCTGAATGTTGCCAACCGCGCGCATCGTTCTCGCGCGGTAACGGCGGTGCGCGCGAAGGGGGTTGATTGTTTCGCGCTGCAAAAATGGCTGCGCCATAAAACCGGGCTGACCCTGGGCAAGCCCATTGGTTTTGACACGCCCGAATTCGGCAATGGCGCACATGCCTTTCGCATTGGTCATATGGGCCATATGAACCCGCCCATGCTGCTGGGCGGGCTGTCCAGCTTGCAGGCCGGGCTTATCGCCTGTGGTATCGCGCATGGTGCGGGCGGGGTTGATGCCGCCGTGCAGGTGATTGCCGCCAACGCCTAA
- a CDS encoding ABC transporter ATP-binding protein, with protein sequence MNSYKRLWRGWMRRYLGAVLLALLGIVVSAAASAGYAKIIQLIIAAFEVKSVSVIWWGPLLVLALTTSKGMGTWLYQWSSGGALARAEADLQGDMYAKLVNADLDRLQTEAPAGLASRFTADIQLVRLSVAQIFQGISSVLILVFTVFAMLTIDAITTATLVALFALAVLPVNRLGTRAHLLSRDTQKQVAQLTGDVAEALDGIRMARTYQLEQHLQSGARGVFGRLRELKLGLISAESRIAPMMETFSGLAIAGLLVIVGWRLNAGATSLANFMALMTGFGVISQPARHLGKTFALARQGEAALERIFALLDLEQLIADRPGATTIGRAKGGLEFKNVGFRYPAGQGALDDLNLNIAPGQKVAFVGRSGAGKSTVFNLLPRLFDVTEGAILLDGLDLRDHTLASLRQNIAMVSQDSVLLSGSIGANIGFGKQGATPDEIIAAARAAAADGFISRLPDGYDTVVGPGASAFSGGERQRLSIARAILRDAPILLLDEPTSALDAESEAAIKAALDGLSKGRTTLVIAHRLATILDAECIVVMDRGRVVETGKHADLLAEGGLYAELYRLQFSEGA encoded by the coding sequence ATGAACAGCTATAAACGGTTATGGCGCGGCTGGATGCGGCGCTATCTCGGTGCGGTGCTTCTGGCGCTTCTGGGCATTGTCGTATCGGCGGCGGCCTCGGCGGGCTATGCCAAGATCATCCAGCTGATTATTGCGGCGTTCGAGGTGAAGTCGGTCTCTGTCATCTGGTGGGGGCCGCTTTTGGTGCTGGCGCTGACCACATCCAAAGGCATGGGCACATGGCTTTACCAATGGTCAAGCGGCGGGGCCTTGGCCCGCGCCGAGGCCGATTTGCAGGGCGATATGTATGCCAAGCTGGTGAATGCCGATCTTGACCGTTTGCAAACCGAAGCTCCCGCCGGGCTGGCCAGCCGCTTCACCGCCGACATTCAGCTTGTGCGCCTGTCGGTGGCGCAGATCTTTCAGGGTATATCTTCGGTGCTGATCCTGGTGTTCACCGTGTTTGCCATGCTCACGATTGATGCGATTACAACGGCCACGCTGGTCGCGTTGTTCGCGCTGGCCGTGCTGCCGGTCAACCGGCTGGGCACGCGCGCGCATCTGCTTTCGCGCGATACACAAAAGCAGGTGGCACAGCTTACCGGCGATGTGGCCGAGGCGCTGGACGGTATCCGCATGGCGCGCACCTATCAGCTGGAACAGCATTTGCAGAGCGGCGCGCGCGGAGTGTTTGGGCGCTTGCGCGAGTTGAAGCTGGGGCTGATTTCGGCAGAAAGCCGCATCGCCCCGATGATGGAAACCTTTTCCGGCCTTGCGATTGCGGGCCTCTTGGTGATTGTCGGATGGCGGCTGAATGCCGGGGCCACGAGCCTTGCGAATTTCATGGCGCTGATGACCGGCTTTGGCGTGATCAGCCAGCCCGCCCGCCATCTGGGCAAAACCTTTGCATTGGCGCGGCAGGGCGAGGCGGCGCTGGAACGCATTTTCGCGCTGCTCGATCTGGAGCAACTTATAGCCGACCGTCCGGGCGCGACGACCATTGGCCGCGCCAAGGGTGGGCTGGAGTTCAAAAATGTCGGTTTTCGCTACCCTGCCGGGCAGGGGGCGCTGGATGATCTGAACCTGAATATCGCACCGGGGCAGAAGGTGGCCTTTGTGGGCCGCTCCGGCGCGGGCAAGTCGACCGTGTTCAACCTGCTGCCGCGCCTGTTTGATGTAACCGAGGGTGCAATCCTGCTGGATGGACTGGATTTGCGCGACCACACGCTGGCCAGTCTGCGCCAGAATATCGCAATGGTCAGCCAGGATTCGGTGCTGCTGTCGGGCAGCATCGGCGCCAATATCGGCTTTGGCAAACAGGGCGCCACGCCCGACGAGATTATCGCGGCGGCCAGGGCGGCGGCGGCGGATGGGTTCATTTCGCGCTTGCCCGATGGCTATGACACCGTGGTCGGCCCCGGGGCCAGCGCGTTTTCGGGCGGCGAGCGCCAGCGGCTTTCCATCGCGCGGGCCATTTTGCGCGATGCCCCGATCTTGCTGCTGGACGAGCCGACAAGCGCCCTGGATGCCGAAAGCGAGGCTGCGATCAAAGCCGCGCTCGACGGGCTGTCCAAAGGGCGCACAACGCTGGTGATTGCGCATCGACTTGCGACGATTCTGGATGCCGAATGCATTGTGGTCATGGACCGTGGCCGCGTGGTGGAAACCGGAAAACACGCCGATTTGCTGGCCGAAGGCGGGCTATATGCCGAGCTTTACCGCTTGCAGTTTTCCGAAGGCGCATAG
- a CDS encoding TIGR04283 family arsenosugar biosynthesis glycosyltransferase, producing the protein MPAPLSVIIPTFNALPRLGQSVAALAEGLDTGLIAELIISDGGSVDAIETVADELGAAFLRDAKGRGQQLGAGAAMARAEWLLFLHADTVLQPGWAGAVAAHIARGPNRAACFRLRFDAPGLMARLVAGGANLRSRAFGLPYGDQALLISRKLYTEIGGYKPIPLMEDVAIARALRGRLTMLPATALTAADKYQRQGWLRRAARNLWLLARYLCGAKPENLAAAYAPSENCKR; encoded by the coding sequence ATGCCCGCACCGCTTTCTGTGATCATTCCCACGTTCAACGCCCTGCCCCGGCTGGGCCAAAGCGTTGCCGCGCTTGCCGAAGGGCTGGATACGGGGCTGATTGCCGAGTTGATCATCAGCGATGGTGGCAGTGTGGACGCGATCGAGACCGTGGCCGATGAGCTTGGCGCGGCCTTTCTGCGCGACGCGAAAGGCCGTGGCCAGCAGCTTGGTGCGGGGGCCGCGATGGCGCGCGCCGAGTGGTTGTTGTTTCTACATGCCGACACGGTGTTGCAACCCGGCTGGGCGGGCGCGGTTGCCGCGCATATCGCGCGCGGCCCCAACCGCGCCGCCTGTTTCAGGCTGCGCTTTGATGCGCCCGGCCTTATGGCGCGGCTTGTGGCGGGGGGTGCAAACCTGCGCAGCCGCGCGTTTGGCCTGCCCTATGGCGACCAGGCCCTGTTGATCTCGCGCAAGCTTTACACCGAAATTGGCGGCTATAAGCCCATTCCGCTGATGGAGGATGTCGCGATTGCGCGCGCCTTGCGCGGGCGGCTCACAATGCTGCCTGCCACCGCGCTTACCGCTGCCGATAAATACCAAAGGCAGGGTTGGCTGCGCCGCGCGGCGCGCAACCTGTGGCTGCTTGCCCGCTACCTATGCGGTGCGAAGCCCGAAAACCTGGCCGCCGCCTATGCGCCTTCGGAAAACTGCAAGCGGTAA